One Triticum dicoccoides isolate Atlit2015 ecotype Zavitan chromosome 4B, WEW_v2.0, whole genome shotgun sequence genomic window carries:
- the LOC119295968 gene encoding ABC transporter E family member 2-like: protein MADRLTRIAIVSEDKCKPKKCRQECKKSCPVVKTGKLCIEVSPAAKLAFISEELCIGCGICVKKCPFDAIEIINLPKDLEKDTTHRYGPNTFKLHRLPVPRPGQVLGLVGTNGIGKSTALKVLAGKLKPNLGRFKNPPDWQEILTYFRGSELQNYFTRILEDNLKAIIKPQYVDHIPKAVQGNVGQVLEQKDERDMKNELCVDLELNQVIDRNVGDLSGGELQRFAIAVVAVQSAEIYMFDEPSSYLDVKQRLKAARVIRSLLRSNSYVIVVEHDLSVLDYLSDFICCLYGKPGAYGVVTLPFSVREGINIFLAGFVPTENLRFRDESLTFKIAETQENAEEVATYQRYKYPTMSKTQGNFKLSVVEGEFTDSQIVVMLGENGTGKTTFIRMLAGLLKPDTMEGTEVEIPEFNVSYKPQKISPKFQHPVRHLLHSKIRDSYTHPQFVSDVMKPLQIEQLMDQEVINLSGGELQRVALCLCLGKPADIYLIDEPSAYLDSEQRIVASKVIKRFILHAKKTAFIVEHDFIMATYLADKVIVYEGLASIDCTANAPQSLVSGMNKFLSHLDITFRRDPTNYRPRINKLESTKDREQKNAGSYYYLDD from the exons ATGGCGGACCGTTTGACCCGTATCGCGATCGTGAGCGAGGACAAGTGCAAGCCGAAGAAGTGCCGCCAGGAGTGCAAGAAGAGCTGCCCCGTTGTCAAGACCG GAAAGCTTTGCATTGAAGTTAGTCCAGCGGCCAAACTTGCATTCATTTCTGAAGAGCTGTGTATTGGTTGTGGTATTTGTGTTAAG AAATGCCCATTTGATGCCATTGAAATCATCAATCTTCCAAAAGATTTGGAGAAAGATACTACCCATCGCTATGGACCGAATACCTTCAAATTGCACAG GTTGCCTGTTCCAAGACCTGGTCAAGTTTTGGGTCTTGttggaaccaatggaattgggaagTCAACAGCACTTAAAGTCTTAGCTGGCAAGCTGAAGCCCAATCTGGGACGATTCAAA AATCCACCTGACTGGCAAGAGATCCTTACATATTTCCGTGGGTCTGAACTTCAGAACTATTTTACGCGCATATTGGAGGATAACCTGAAG GCAATCATCAAGCCGCAGTATGTTGACCATATTCCAAAAGCTGTTCAAGGAAATGTAGGGCAAGTACTTGAGCAGAAAGATGAGCGGGATATGAAAAATGAGCTGTGCGTTGATCTTGAATTGAACCAAGTTATTGACAGAAATGTAGGAGATCTGTCTGGTGGCGAGCTTCAGAGATTTGCAATAGCAGTTGTTGCTGTACAAAGTGCGGAAATTTACATGTTTGATGAGCCATCAAGTTATTTGGACGTTAAACAGAGGCTTAAGGCTGCCCGAGTCATTAGGTCTTTGCTTAGATCAAACAG CTATGTCATCGTTGTCGAACATGACTTGAGTGTCTTAGATTACTTGTCCGACTTTATTTGCTGCTTATATGGGAAGCCAGGTGCTTACGGTGTAGTTACGTTACCATTTTCGGTCCGAGAAGGTATCAATATTTTCCTGGCTGGATTTGTTCCAACAGAAAACCTTCGGTTTCGAGATGAATCTCTTACATTTAAG ATTGCGGAGACCCAGGAAAACGCAGAGGAAGTTGCTACGTACCAGCGGTACAAGTACCCTACCATGAGCAAAACACAGGGAAATTTCAAGCTCTCTGTCGTTGAGGGTGAATTCACTGATTCTCAGATTGTTGTGATGCTTGGTGAGAACGGCACAGGGAAAACTACATTCATCAGAATGCTG GCCGGGTTGTTGAAGCCAGATACCATGGAAGGAACTGAGGTTGAAATTCCTGAATTCAATGTGTCCTACAAGCCTCAAAAGATCAGCCCAAAATTCCAGCATCCAGTGAGGCACTTGCTTCATTCGAAAATACGCGATTCATATACTCATCCTCAGTTTGTATCTGATGTTATGAAACCACTACAAATTGAGCAACTCATGGACCAGGAAGTTATTAATTTATCAGGTGGAGAGCTCCAGAGAGTAGCATTATGTTTGTGCCTTGGAAAG CCTGCAGATATTTATTTAATTGATGAGCCAAGTGCATATCTTGATTCAGAGCAGCGTATTGTTGCCTCGAAGGTTATCAAAAGATTCATCCTTCATGCAAAGAAAACTGCATTTATTGTGGAGCATGATTTCATCATGGCAACCTACTTAGCGGACAAGGTTATTGTTTATGAGGGACTTGCTTCTATTGACTGTACTGCCAATGCACCACAGTCTTTGGTATCTGGGATGAATAAATTCTTATCG